Proteins co-encoded in one Nonlabens agnitus genomic window:
- the gyrB gene encoding DNA topoisomerase (ATP-hydrolyzing) subunit B, translating to MSEDNKKNYGADQIQALEGMEHVRMRPSMYIGDVGTRGLHHLVYEVVDNSIDEALAGHCDNIEVIINENNSITVTDDGRGIPVDIHKKEGVSALQVVMTKIGAGGKFDKDSYKVSGGLHGVGVSCVNALSDHLKATVYRDGKIYEQEYERGKAMYPVREVGTTDKRGTVITFLPDRSIFQQTTEYNYITLANRLRELSFLNKGIRIVLIDRRVKDENGNIIEEVFQSEEGLKEFIRFLDDTRQPIIADVISMEGEKNDIPVEVAMIYNDSYSENLHSYVNNINTHEGGTHLSGFRRGLTTTLKKYADASGLLDKLKFDVSGDDFREGLTAIISVKVQEPQFEGQTKTKLGNREVTSAVSQAVSTMLEDYLEENPADAKTIVQKVILAATARHAARKAREMVQRKTVMSGGGLPGKLSDCSETDPEICEVFLVEGDSAGGTAKMGRDRNFQAIMPLRGKILNVEKAMQHKVFENEEIRNIYTALGVTIGTEEDSKALNLDKLRYHKVVIMCDADIDGSHIATLILTFFFRYMRELVEKGYVYIATPPLYLLKKGNKKRYAWSNKERDEINEEFGGSAAIQRYKGLGEMNADQLWDTTMNPEFRTLRQITIENLPEADRVFSMLMGDEVPPRREFIEKNAIYANIDA from the coding sequence ATGAGCGAGGATAACAAGAAAAATTACGGTGCCGATCAGATTCAGGCGCTTGAAGGAATGGAGCACGTGCGCATGCGTCCATCCATGTATATTGGAGATGTGGGAACCCGTGGTTTGCACCACTTGGTTTATGAAGTAGTCGATAACTCTATTGATGAGGCGCTAGCCGGTCATTGTGATAATATCGAGGTAATTATAAATGAGAATAACAGCATCACGGTAACTGATGATGGTCGTGGTATCCCAGTAGATATCCACAAGAAAGAAGGAGTTTCTGCACTACAAGTGGTAATGACTAAAATTGGTGCTGGAGGTAAATTTGACAAAGACTCTTATAAAGTTTCTGGTGGCTTGCACGGTGTAGGTGTAAGTTGTGTGAACGCACTTTCTGATCACTTGAAAGCAACCGTTTATCGCGATGGAAAAATTTACGAACAGGAATACGAGCGCGGTAAGGCGATGTATCCTGTTAGAGAAGTAGGAACTACAGATAAAAGAGGTACGGTAATCACCTTCTTGCCAGATCGCAGCATCTTCCAACAAACCACGGAATATAACTACATCACTCTTGCAAACAGACTGCGTGAGCTATCCTTTTTAAATAAAGGAATTCGCATCGTTCTGATTGATAGAAGAGTTAAGGATGAGAATGGAAACATCATTGAAGAAGTATTCCAGTCTGAAGAAGGATTGAAGGAATTTATCCGCTTCCTAGACGATACACGCCAGCCTATTATTGCAGACGTGATCTCTATGGAAGGTGAAAAGAATGACATTCCAGTTGAGGTAGCCATGATCTACAACGACAGTTATTCTGAAAACCTACATTCTTATGTCAATAACATCAATACCCATGAAGGTGGTACGCACCTAAGCGGTTTCCGTCGTGGATTGACAACAACACTCAAGAAATATGCTGACGCCTCAGGTCTATTGGACAAACTGAAGTTTGATGTTTCAGGAGATGACTTTAGAGAAGGTTTGACAGCGATTATTTCTGTGAAGGTTCAAGAACCTCAATTTGAAGGTCAGACGAAAACGAAATTGGGTAACCGTGAGGTCACTAGTGCAGTTTCTCAAGCGGTTTCCACCATGTTGGAAGACTATCTTGAAGAAAACCCAGCTGACGCCAAAACTATTGTCCAAAAGGTGATTCTTGCCGCAACCGCCAGGCACGCAGCTCGCAAGGCCCGTGAAATGGTACAGCGCAAGACAGTCATGAGTGGTGGTGGATTGCCAGGAAAGCTTTCTGACTGTTCAGAAACTGATCCAGAAATCTGCGAGGTATTTCTAGTTGAAGGTGACTCCGCAGGTGGAACGGCAAAAATGGGTCGCGACCGTAATTTTCAAGCTATCATGCCATTGCGTGGTAAAATCTTGAACGTGGAAAAAGCGATGCAACACAAGGTCTTTGAAAATGAAGAGATCCGTAATATTTATACAGCATTAGGAGTTACCATTGGAACTGAGGAAGATTCCAAAGCGTTGAACCTGGACAAACTACGTTACCACAAGGTAGTCATCATGTGTGATGCAGATATTGATGGTTCGCACATTGCAACATTGATCTTGACCTTCTTCTTTAGATACATGAGAGAATTGGTAGAGAAAGGATACGTCTATATCGCCACGCCTCCATTGTATCTTCTTAAAAAAGGAAACAAAAAACGATACGCATGGTCCAATAAAGAGCGTGATGAAATCAATGAAGAATTTGGTGGATCTGCTGCCATACAGCGTTACAAAGGTCTAGGAGAAATGAATGCAGATCAATTATGGGATACGACCATGAATCCTGAATTCAGAACCCTTAGACAAATCACCATTGAAAACTTGCCAGAAGCAGATAGAGTTTTCTCCATGCTTATGGGTGATGAGGTACCGCCACGACGTGAGTTTATTGAAAAGAACGCTATTTATGCCAACATCGACGCATAA